The genomic window GAGGGCAACATCCATTTTTCTTATGCCAAGCATAAAGTGCCAACTGAAATATTTTTTCTTCACCATCACAACAGCAAACAAGCCAACATAAAGCCCGATGCAAATTCACAAATGTCCCTGCCAGATGCCACGGGAATGCTCACTTACCATCTCTTGGTGGTTTACAGAAATAACATACGGGTTCTAATAACAAAGTGCCACACAGACAAACCAACGAATCTCGAAAACAAACACTAAATTTCATATCTTTTTTCAGACCTTAGGCGGGTTGCTGCATCTGTTCTTCCTGTGACATGTCAACCGACATTTTGAGCAGCGAGGCGAtttcctaggtgcctttggcacATCCCCTCTGGCAGGGCATGTTGTGCTCTTGTGCCCCTGAATTCTGCATATAGAACATAATCTGCTCCTCTTTGATGGTTGTTCATATGGAGCCTTGTCGCGGCTCGTTGTTGGACGCCCAGCGGGTCGTTTCTTGCACGATGCTGGAAACAAATCCAATCCTTGTGAGATGGTGTGCTCAGACTCAGCTCTCCCAAAATGCTGCTTGTTCCCAACACCAGAGCCGCCTGAATCTGCAGCCAACTCTCTATCAGACAAACCAAGCCTATCCCGCACGGCGGCAACTGGCTCGAGCAGCACTTTGACATCTCGCATTTTCTCCATTGCAAGTGCATGTGCTTCCACATTGTTGTTACCTAATTTAACCACATCCAGTGCCAACAAGTATAAGGTGTTGTGCCGACGAGAAGAATACTTCAGGGGCCCATGGTCCTTCTGGTAGCGCAAATACTCCGGTGGCAGTATATCTCTTGCATCTCTAGTCCACCGCTTGAGCACATGTTTTGGCGGGAGCTCATACAGTTTTAGGTGTATCATGACCTGGTGAAACAACAACCAAAAATGTCAGTTTCATGGCCTGACCATCAGCACATGTTTTTCGGATGCGAGCTCATGCGGAAAATGGTTTGCGGAAAACTATGAGGATATGCGTCACACACCTTAAGCACATGGCTGCAAACCATCCCATAGTGCTCAAACGTTCCACACTCGCTAATGAACTCATCGGCTGGCTCACTCACTGAGATGACAAACTCATTCTTGCACCACTTTTCCCCTGACTGGAATTTTATGTGCCTAGCAATGTACTCCAATCGGGGTTCGACTTCTATTAGATCATATGACCCACACTCGTACAATGCTTCACCAAATTTCTCAAACATTGTCCTGGTGTAAACCTGGCGATGCATGTACCTCAAATGGGATATGTTGCTTCAGCACAATCTCACCCTGCACATGGCAAGTGCAACAAGAGGATCTAAGATTCTATGGAAGGCAGCAATTCAACAGCTCAAAGATACATACATAGAAGACTAATCGAAACATACTAGTTTTGTCCTCTTCTCCTGGTAACTTTCCTCTGAGTCGTGGTCAAATTGCATCTTCTCATATTGCCGGATGAACAAGTGCATGGGGCAGCCTGGTGGCACATACCCTTTGAGAAGGTGGTTTGCGCTCTCACTTCGCTGCGTACTTGTCATTTTTGCACAAAACACACCCATGAAGTATGGCTTTGCCCACTTCCCCCTAACTTCGTAAAGCTGCGTTAGGAATGTATTGGTCTGGAGGCCATATTTCTCAATCAAGCATGCCCAGCCCTTCTCAAATTCATCAATACTAACTACATGGTGGCCTAGCTTGCTGAACTCTGGCTTGAATTCACTCCCTTCTGCAAGCAGCGCTCCAAGGCTCTCTTTTTCCTTCTTCAGCACGTGCCATTTGCACCACCGGTGCGCAGTCCGTGGCATGACGTCCGCTATTGCAATTTCCATTGCGCGAGATTGATCTGTCCCAGCCACAAAGAAATCAAGTAAGAGCATCAAATTTTAGAAATCAAGCACTCTAGCAAATTATGTCGGTGACAATATTTTTTTCTAgctttttttgttttccaaatcaTGTATTACCTGTTAAGATAGTTTTTGGCTGTG from Triticum aestivum cultivar Chinese Spring chromosome 3B, IWGSC CS RefSeq v2.1, whole genome shotgun sequence includes these protein-coding regions:
- the LOC123071136 gene encoding protein FAR1-RELATED SEQUENCE 3; the protein is MHRQVYTRTMFEKFGEALYECGSYDLIEVEPRLEYIARHIKFQSGEKWCKNEFVISVSEPADEFISECGTFEHYGMVCSHVLKVMIHLKLYELPPKHVLKRWTRDARDILPPEYLRYQKDHGPLKYSSRRHNTLYLLALDVVKLGNNNVEAHALAMEKMRDVKVLLEPVAAVRDRLGLSDRELAADSGGSGVGNKQHFGRAESEHTISQGLDLFPASCKKRPAGRPTTSRDKAPYEQPSKRSRLCSICRIQGHKSTTCPARGDVPKAPRKSPRCSKCRLTCHRKNRCSNPPKV